ttaaaaaaaaaactgacttgaaaaaaaaaaagatactccacggctcgtgatcttgccACTTAGATCTAAgtctagaactataactttaaaaattacaactcaattgcataggtcataaacataaaaggctgaataagaataaaagagtacttgcattaattgacataaaaaactattacaaaagtgattaaagcaaaaataaagaagaactaaaactaaagagagtgagagagggagagaaagaagaaaactaagcataaactagaaagtaaactaagaagaataataaataggaggggggaggaaggggcttttatagggttttttttcttacctccttCATTCTACAAatattctttaagaaaagaaataaaataaaataaaataaaatcttggtaaaaatcctcattctctgagatattgtgtgaggaaagagagaatccgtttccaaaattaacaaattctatgccttccttgcaatattaaccaatatcttgcaatcttgattaaatcagaaaggaatctctgcatagcatctttaagatcttgtgaggtggcaaggagggagaataatcttcaggattttgtaggagagagaatgtgataccaatgagtgggttccacctttggattggttcttgattcactttaagcactttctcttgtagacttggaaactgaaaaaaaaaataagaaaaaataaaattagtactatccaaagtggggcaaaatgtacatttatatccctaagatttcacacattattgtgctcatcaatcaatcatcaatcatcaatcaccataccatattaacatataatataaatacataattatgaaacaaaattataaatataaagaaaagaagacataaaaaatacaagtatttattatacttacctctatgatgccaaaatgagtgcctaagccctaagatcTTCCActatatttttactttttttaaaaaagaatgaagctcaccgctgtcGGAGCAAAATCACTGCTGTCGGAGCAAAATGGCCACCTCGATCAGtgcttttttcttgtttcttgattccttctcaaagccctttcttaaaacccttgacaaaatccaaaccctgtttgtgaattgtgtttttgtattgtttgttttggttatttttggagtaaagctgatcccatacatctcaagtgttaacaaaatcatacacctaccaataaaaaatcaatatttggaatcttcatcaagtaattttaaaatgtgtttaaaaaaaaaaatcataaggcgccacttcacgtaaggcggagcactgccttaccatctctagaccgcatcaacgCTAAGGCGCTGGtgaggcgtcgccttaccagagccttaaaaactatgtacCTGAAATCGTATCACGTTTGGTGGTCTTTTGGGGGTGGTGGCCTTCCAGAACTCCTCATGAGCATGAACAGCTTGACTATACACATACAGAGGTGATGTCAACGGTCTTCCATGAGAAATCTCGTTCCGGTCCCTCCAAATATACCATTCTTATCTTTCGTCAGAATTTCAGACCATGGAGATACCATACTTGGAAACTTTGGCATTATGAGATCGTCTAGATGGATCGACATGGGTGAGCAGAACCACACAGCTCGCGTAAAGGGGCATTCGATGAGTATGTGGACAGTGGTTTCCATCGCGCATCCGCACCTGATGTATTGACGATCCACAGCGATATTCCAACGAGTGAGACCTTCTCCAGTTGGTAATCCCTCTGTCCCACTCGCCATAAAAAGTTTGAGTTTTGGGAGGGTGGGGCTACTTCATATCATCTTCCACACAACTCTTGGGATGGACTCTGCCAGTCTATATGAGGATGACGAAGGACTAGATTGATCCTTAATTGACTGTTGGTTGCATAAGAAGTGGTATGATGACCCATCCTTAGAACCACCCCCATATTAGGTGGTCATCGAAAGGAAAGATAGGGAGTTCGATCTGATGGATGAAAGAATTGCTGGATCAAGTCCCTTCTCCAACGTTGGTTATGAGAATCAATAACATGTGAGACCAGGAATATGGGGCAATTTGGTGGAGGTGGGTATTTAGTCTTGAGATCTATAGTGCTCGGAACTCACTTTGTCACGATCTCAAATCCAGTCTAGGGTTTTTGGTCATCAACGGTTTACATGGTCTAAAGTTCTTGAGATCTACAGTGCTCGGAACTCACTTTGTGACAATCTCAAACCTAGTCTAGGGTTTTCACACTAATGGTTCATATGATATAAGTTCTATGTAATAATGAACCGGAGTAGCATTTACACATAGCATAAGTGCAAGCAAgagttaactaaactaatgtaATATTAAAACTCAATGTTCAATTAtctattttaaatttcaaacttaaagtaaTATCGAATTAAATTACGTCTCCAAAATCTAACTCAAAGtctacatcatctaaaaataatttttttttttttttgaatccatAAGCAATGTTATCCTGCTGATCAACAATAGGTTCAACATTCACGTCCTCTCCACCATAGTCCTCACCAACATCATCTATAAGTTATGAGGGTAAATCTCTGGGAAGAAACTTAGTAGGTAGAACCAACACATTAAACATGTTTGCAAACACGATCATATAACCAATATTAGAAAAGACATATATagtataatataattttttttaacaaaataagCATAACACGTACTTACGTTGCTACATTTATATTGTCATGTTAGTACACATGATAACtcaaaagaaactaaataacGAATTGACAATATCATCCATGAATGACCAATGCATCATAGTACCTCATTGCCTCCACTCAACATATAGAAACTCATAGAAGTTATCTAGTGTCCAATCTCCTAAAACCAAGTCATATCTCCCGAAGATCAAGTAACAATTGGTAGATCCTGCTGAGGGTATATTACATCATCTAGTAGTCTACAatttcattaaagaaaagtccAATGAACCATTCCTCACCTCAACATTATAACGCTAATGTTGATAAGGAGAGACAATAACAATAAAGTCAtctaagaaagaaaatatatataaatgcaAACAAGTTcagaattcaagtgtgatcAATATCCTCATTTCACCCTAGTTGGTCTCTATGTGAATATGAAAttagcttcatttttttttaaatcacaaAAATAACAACTATAAATAACAAAGCAATGATCAAGAAAGTCTTACATATCTCATCAATCAAGGCCGGTAATGTAATGCATCATTATCATAACAAACAACACGCCTCATGCATGAAAATATTATGTAAATCAAAAGTAAAAGAATACATGCACAAACAAAAACTCATGTGGTATAAGAATCATGTAATGCACATATTACATTATTCTATGAAATTATAATCACAACTTAACACATAATATTAATAACTAAAATTATGCAATCAATgctcaatttgaaaaaaaaaaaaaaatttctgttaTGTACACATAATGCAAATCATAGAACAAAATACAATCCGTTTCTCATTCTCTCATGTATATAACATTAGGTTTGCAAAAAATAAGATTTCTTATGACAAAACACTATGAAATCCAAGGTTTAGAATAGATCTAGTGTAATActctacttcttaaacccgatctgatttcacggttgacccgttttaaccatgtaggacccgaaccggagagagctaaggcgggttccttatggaccatgatggcaagggtgaccttaaacaccagttgaccagacaagtctgagccagtgccagaagagacgggggtacccaagccgtgtacatacacctatcataaggtcatgtacggataaagcaggtatgtagccgtatattaaggcgcatacgtatattaaatcttatgccaagagtgagattcgtgctgagggccgaattctgtcaaaatcccacttgttggccaagttttgtcCCTCAGGTGGAcggtcataggtgggcgcatccacccacctgagtgacccacccatgtgattacttagttattttaggaagtataaatagcatttatgttttcctttttcttttctcatttatgacactcggacgttggtgagaagagtaaagaagagagagaaaagaagggaaagaagaggagaagagaaggaagaggaagaagagatggatttcagcggcgccgaggcttgatcttcccatttcgacgtcggaagagtgatttccaacactagatctacgtttagaggtgagcaaaggctgggttccttaagctttcaccatacccaagtaaaacccttgatttgggtagggtttcttgaggttttgtaaatctcccttgagatgatgaatctaaggtttaatagatgatctatgtgttgatttgaaggatttgaagaagggtttccatagttgcaagagcattggtgattggaagtgattttggggttttgaaggagttcttaagcaaagaaggtaagatggctttccattccttaaatctaacctagatctaggttagaaccatcttatgagaccttgaatgtgtgaagaatgggtttggaaaagccccatttgaatccccaaaggttgggagaaatttgagaagaaatagcattttttcgccaagaccggtggcctaaaccggtgggccaaatggcctgtctgagggcacccgcctgagagggcagaccctcggggccaaccggcgggccgacctgcccaccggtcttagcaggaccctcgggcccaaccggtgggccagaccgatgggctgaccggtgggccgacctacctgccggttaagaccggtgggtctgactggtgggtctgactggtgggctgtctgacccacccgagaggctcccaacgtgatttttacgtccgattggacccaaaacggatgtgcaaCCTTTttctaggattctaaacatgatttggtcattggatcttgttaattttgatcccaaagtagtgaaatactaaccccgctcactcatgataggttcaccaaatcttacgcttctcacaccggatctcacccgtaccgagcatgagtccttgtacactacaggtaagtggggagaggacgtttgaccttgtttcaaggcattatttggcattcatttaattttatctagattagccatgttatcatgcaaatgctatgtagcttagccatcctcatattttgtgctatgtgtgttgtgtttatttttcaatgccaaatgatgatatgcttatgtgatgactgtggacatcattgtgcatgatgcattaatagactagatgccgtagtcagcttgaaaacgagtgcattggtggcccgtggtatgggacgtggtggcactatgcaattgtactattaTCATacaggagcatgcggtttaggattatcatcttccaatgctacgacccttcccaacaggggttaaggtgttgggttaccatttggggggaagcagtggtcgcaattatcgggtcactgtggcggttagacatacggatggctagtcattaggatagtcgataaccccggtggtatattcaagagggccaatcgtactgcttttaaattgctgaagtcagcacctttaatttcagtcatttactttatgttgagagccggtggtcggcatgttttatttttctgagtactcacggtgggccttctctaacaaccctatgggcgtatcgtgggatggagttcacgactcgtacccagagtatacgcgcactgtggttgtagtagcactaaaccaaagacttagtaatgttgcttaggtggatatgattaaaaatgtattgcatagcatatagtgcatatggttatgattggttgtgtggactgctgtgtggtccttctttccacttattgagctagtgagctcatcccacgtgtgcacatcttttagatgattttacaggtcatcaaccagatgagcacggggcgggtcccacagttgagttccctgaagaggactggtgggtccctgaggagttagagcacggcacggattgctcgtgcgagggctgtgctacgggaccgcagttctgataccgagctgagctccacttttgatgccgagatgagctctaccttttaatgctgagctgggctcaacctttgataccgagctgagctctaacctttgataccgagctgagctgtacactttgatttttgatgattccttttgagtacttgatatgtaaattgtattctttttgtgtaaatatcatgcctatgggcccacatgtacttaaatATTGTATTACaaattgggtatcaagtattatgggaatattcataggtaatccaagtcttccgctgaactgatgaacactttcttagttgtgtgtatgctgtggtggaatactgtataagatgatcttggtaggtttgggttaaccggtgttaacctggtcactggcccggttctgtgtgaacggggtgtgacatctaGTGTTCATGAAAGTATCTTTTGGATAATACTATAAACAGAAGCAAGTTAGGGTAGAGGTTCCATTCACCTTGATGTCATTCCAAGTATTGGTTTTGTTTATCGTTCAAAATAGAACAATCTTTGTATCTTCCTATACAATTTCGTCAATATTTTACCTTAACCTATTCTGTTTATTgacatagaaaaatagaaaataaatatctctggaatttaaaataaatttaaattagaTATTATTGAAACCTAAATTATATACATAAGTTTCATACAAAAATAACAATAGAAAAATTTTCTTAGGTTGGGTATCAATCCCCCTAAAAAACTGTCTTCAGTCTGTAAGATATTTTATCTAACAAATTTGAAAAACTCATTAACCCACTTTCTTGAACTCAAGTCACTTCcaacattttaaaaaatttaaaataattgcAAACATTTTTATGCTAAAAAAGTCAGATAAAAACTCGAAGTCTATATTCCTCCATCACTACCCCCATCCTCGGGTACAGAAAACTTCCCTAACAATGACCTATCCGAGTACATGAATTTTTTGGTGTATCAAATCAACTTAGAATTTAATGAAACTTGTCGGAGGTCATATAAACACATGTATGTACTCTCAATAATTATTTCAGATCATAAAAAAATCTCTAACTATGTTTTATAATATTAACAATCTCGGATTACTGTTCTGTCAATCCAGAAAATACTCTTATagagtcaaaattttattttctctctcattagACTCATAATCCAAAATTCCATACTTTTAAATCATGGTCTACCCCCAAGTAGAACATAAAAAGTAATCAAACAATAAGCTAAAAACTCTTACCTTGAAAATTGTTTGAAACCTTGATTtcgtttcttatttttcttcttcttctttctttcccatgatatcttttttttttttcctactttatCTCGCTTACTTTATGTTTATGGCTATCCAAATTATAAAATGAANNNNNNNNNNNNNNNNNNNNNNNNNNNNNNNNNNNNNNNNNNNNNNNNNNNNNNNNNNNNNNNNNNNNNNNNNNNNNNNNNNNNNNNNNNNNNNNNNNNNNNNNNNNNNNNNNNNNNNNNNNNNNNNNNNNNNNNNNNNNNNNNNNNNNNNNNNNNNNNNNNNNNNNNNNNNNNNNNNNNNNNNNNNNNNNNNNNNNNNNNNNNNNNNNNNNNNNNNNNNNNNNNNNNNNNNNaaaaaaaaagaagaagaagaagaagaagaagaagaaagaaaagatgaagaagaagaagaagaagaaaagaaaagaaaagaaaagaccagCTAGCTTACTGTCATCACATATAGTGCACTGAGAGCACCTGATAGAACAATTGATTTGGGGTGTCGCATTGCCATAAGTGCCGCTATTATAAATGTCTCATCTCCAATCTAGCAATATCACCATTGTTAAACAGCACTTATTAGATTTCTTTTAATAACTAATAGCATTTACCAGATACAACATAATTGAAAATGTAGCTACTCCCTCCAATCCATGTGGACAACTGGATATTTTCTAGAATTAGCCAAAGGTATAGCACCTCAGTGACTGGAGCCTAACAATACTGACCAACCATCTGGTCCTAACAAGTCATTGCTTCTGTTCGGTTggcaagaaaatgaaaaagataaataaacgAAAGAGAAACATAAACTCCTTAGTATcatcttttctttcctattaATTTCTTGCCAACCAAACATACCCCTGCCAGTAGATAAAAATGTTTACAACTATTTATTTACTTAGTTATGTTGTCAATAAAGTGTCTGAAATTATTACTAGATAAGTGAACTAATATGATAGTTTGCCAGGACTGTGATCAATGCACTTAATATTAACCGTGCAGATGAGAAGCGATAGATTTGATAATTCTCCATAGCGCCAAAATGGAACTTCCCAAAAATATAATTGCAATAAACAAGTACACTAACCTCACTGACAATGATCATTGACAAACTTGCAAAGAAAGCATCGAAAATCCCAAGACCAGAAGATTCCGGGATTTGAGTGAGATCAAGTAACTGAGGGTCATTCTGATCGCCGATCTGGTGGTCTACAAAAATCTGTTCAAACAAATTTATATATAACCGTTACCAAGCTGGGAAAAAAGCAACAAAATAATTTAGAGAAGAACATTCTCAATAACAAATGAAACGAACTGGCAAAATATTATAACTATAGAGgaagcaaagaagagaaagCCAACTCACTTTGCTACGGCGGCTCAGTGCTTTACCAGATCCGTTGGAGAGGTCCTGGCGAGTTCCCGCCTCAGACTCAACTTCctgaaattttcaaaagtttTAAACTGAAAATCAACTGATGCATCAATTTTAGGTTCATCCAATACCCCAATGtaacaaagaaaaaatgttaaataaaaataaataaataaataaaggaaccTGAGCAGAAACGGGTGAGAATCCCAACAGAACAGTGGAAACGAGGAGTAGGAAAACGAAGCCAGATAAACCAGTTCTATGGCCTCTCCACGAATCCATAACGCGTATTACTTGACCCTAATTGTGTCAAATTCAAAAACAAAGCCAATGAAcaaacagaagaagaatgaaaagaagaaaaaatcaaccgaaaaacaaattgaaaatttgaaaatgcgAAAAATAGGGAGACGGATCTGAAACCTATAGCAAAGTAAGACACTGGATCTGTCACTGGAATCGAAGAACAGGCAGAAATTCAGAAAATGAGATCCCGCTAACGATGGCCAACTAAGTGTATTCCTGCGAGAGATCGATCGATTGGATCGTCAAAGATTGGGGATTTGCAGAGAAGAGGGGAtatagagaaggagagaagaggaggaagaagaaggaagagagagaaagagagaggggatgCAATCAGTCACAGTAACCCTCTCTCCATTTCTCCGAAATGAGCTCCGGGGTGTCTTGGGGGAGATGGGTTGGGTTTCAGCGAGTATGTAGAATACTGAAAATGCCCTCCGTCGGGTCATGAAATATAGGGAGTCGAGACCATAGCCACATCCCACTTGcgatattttcccttttttatataaaaaccGACGTGCGAGAACTTACGATACAAGCCGCAGTAAACACTGAGCCTGGGAGGCTTTGACTTCTTGCCTCTGCGTGGAGACAAGTACAGCGAAGAGTACGCACTTTTTGTATCAGTCACTTTTTTTGGAGACACTTTGCGTGTTGCGGATGGCCAACTAGCCAAGTTTGGGTGGGGTGCGGGGGGTAGAAATCGTCCGAAATTCCCATATGTACAATTCCATGTAATTCTACCCCAAGCGACTGACACGTGTACCCATTATATATCCACGGTTCAGATTTAATATACCATAAACCACTGAAAAAACCGTCTTCAACCAAACCATTAGAGAACAAATCGAAACAAACCGGTTCGGTTcatattttgaaataaaagctgtgatgttttccctctctatctcttgactctctctatctctcagcCTAAGATTTCAATCTCTGCAAGCAAAAGCTCAGATCTCgacctctctctcgactctccctctcggttccctctttctctctctctcactcgactctctctgtctctcggcccctctctctcgatctcgacTCTCCCTATCGGTTCTCTGTAACCAAAAGCTCAGACCTGCAATTTCCCTAGACTCTTCCTGCTATCTTGACTCTCCCTTTGTTCGTCGCTCAACGCTGTCGACTATCTCTCTGTTCCATGCTCTTGAATCTCTCTGTTCGTCGCTCGACTCCTCACTCTCTAGGTTCGGCGCTCAACGTCACTCTCGATTCGCTCTCTCTTTGTTACAAAGCTCTGTGCAAAGGTATGAGCTTGTTGTGTTTTCTCTGCACCAacgtttttttttgttaatgtcatggtttttttttttcttaacagcTTACCTTGTTGAACAAATTGTTGATTAAATCTCTATCATtctatatctatctctctctctcaaaaggcaTCAATATGTCTAGATctgtgatttagggttttgagaacAGGAATGCTGATTTAAGGTTATTTTCATTGGATGACTTTAGCttatttatctttaaaatttgaaatttatatcTGTGTTGTCTTGCTGTCTCTCTCAAAACCTAAGAGAATTTGGGTTATTTTCCTTGCTTGATctgagtttcttttcaaaaaaaattcaattccatTATTTGTTATTCGCTTGCTGTCTCTGTCATAAAAGAATGGAAAGCAAAAGTcttaaagaagagaagaaagaaaagggtctGCCGACTTCAAGTGCAACAGAAACCAACAGCcttagagaagaaaatacatttGAGGAACTTAATCTGATCGACGTCAAAATATCATAATATGAAGCTTGTACTCTAATCAGGACTATGTACCTGAAGTTCCCTTAAATAGAAACTGAAGATTGACCATGGAACTGTCTCAACCAAATCCACATTTGGGCATCTAGAAATCTAGGATTTTCTAATGGCAATTACTAGAAAAAGCACTTGAGCCCCCAATTATCACCTTCAATTCCCCTCATGAAACTCTATTTCTTCCTGTGTTCTATTACAGTGATAAATCtacattagagagagagagagagagagaggggttacATGGAAACAAAAGATCATACAAGTTTCTGTCTTTGATGAAAGGacaaaagtaaaaaatgaacaaaagttGGACTagtaaaaaatgaacaaaaattcaattccattattttttatttgcttgctgTCTCTGTGAAGAACCTAAGAGAATTGTTGTCTCTGTCCTTATATTCGAGTTAgagtattttaaaattttttaattccaCTCTTGCTCTTGCTTTGTTAAATTATGTTGAAGTATTGCTACTTTAAtgctttttgtttgttttgtctaGTATGGAGAATGTTAGCATGAATGATGTGAGTGAACCTATATTTGGGATGTTATTCAATTCAGAACATGATGCATATGATTACTACAACAGATTTGGACTGGCAATGGGATTTAGTGTTAGGAAACACTTTATGAATAAGAGCAAGAAAGACAAGATGACCATAACATCTAGGGGATTTGTCTGTTCAAAAGCTGGTTGTCGATTGAGTGACAAGCGAGACATGAATACTGTTAACCCCCGAGCTGAGACAAGAACAAATTGCCAGTCACGAATGAACATATGTTTGGTTGATGATGGAAAATACATATGCTGTGAATTTGTGAGGGAACATAATCATGAGCTTCATAGTACAACAACAGTTCATATGCTGCGTTCACCTCTTGTTCTCATCCTTTACACAATTTTGCCTTCGAACTCTTCTTAATTGACTACCTGAATGACTTCTTATTTGAAGGAATTTGGACTTCTTGGGTTGATAAAGAATTTGGTTTGGTTGACTACACCTAGAGTCCAAGAAATAACCAATTTATTAAAGTCTTGATAATTCAATTATCTTTTACCATTTCGAATAAGATATTGCATATGGCatggtttttttgtttctgCCAAAGTCACCAACTAATTAGAAGTTATTCAAATTTCTTATGAGTTTGTTCTGCTAGTAAGAGATCGTTCAGATCTTCTCATCAACATATTTCCACAAGTCAAACCCATCAAATGCTAAACCTAAGCTTCCAATGGCATTTTAAGCCATGATATgtgaaaaatatatgatttggAATCAAGATATTCATCAATTGGACTCTGCTTTGTGTCACACGCTATATTTCACATATTGGAATATTTCATTTCCTTCTATAAAGTGGAtgaagtatttaaaataaatgaGCAGAATTGTTTTTTCTTGTATATAACCCAAGCTCCCATGAGGAGACTTTTTTCTGGTGAATATCAACTAATTCTATTCAGCTTTTTATATAATCTGCTTAGTGTAGAGGACCTCTTatttaatcattattttttttactggaaaagaaaacttttttaATTACTTAACCCTTATAATC
The nucleotide sequence above comes from Macadamia integrifolia cultivar HAES 741 unplaced genomic scaffold, SCU_Mint_v3 scaffold869, whole genome shotgun sequence. Encoded proteins:
- the LOC122070270 gene encoding GDT1-like protein 3, yielding MDSWRGHRTGLSGFVFLLLVSTVLLGFSPVSAQEVESEAGTRQDLSNGSGKALSRRSKIFVDHQIGDQNDPQLLDLTQIPESSGLGIFDAFFASLSMIIVSEIGDETFIIAALMAMRHPKSIVLSGALSALYVMTVS